One genomic region from Jilunia laotingensis encodes:
- a CDS encoding MBL fold metallo-hydrolase has product MKVRFISLASGSSGNCYYLGTETYGILIDAGIGIRTIKKLLRDINVGMDSIRAVFVTHDHADHIKAVGHLGEKLNIPVYTTSRVHAGINRSYCMTEKLHHSVRYLEKEEPMDLEDFHIESFEVPHDGTDNVGYCIEIAGKVFSFLTDLGEITPTAGKYIRKANYLILEANYDEEMLKMGSYPKYLKERISSNTGHMSNTATAEYLADNFTDHLHYIWLCHLSKDNNHPELAFKTVEWKLKNKGIIVGKDVQLVALKRSTPSDLYEFE; this is encoded by the coding sequence ATGAAAGTTAGATTTATAAGCCTGGCAAGTGGCAGCAGTGGAAACTGTTACTATCTGGGTACTGAGACATATGGGATACTTATTGATGCTGGAATTGGGATACGCACCATAAAAAAACTGTTGAGGGATATCAATGTAGGGATGGACTCGATTCGTGCTGTTTTTGTAACTCATGATCATGCTGATCACATTAAAGCTGTTGGTCATTTAGGTGAAAAACTGAATATTCCCGTTTATACAACATCCCGAGTACATGCAGGAATCAATCGGAGTTATTGTATGACTGAAAAGTTGCATCACAGTGTACGCTATCTGGAAAAAGAAGAACCGATGGACTTGGAAGACTTTCATATCGAATCTTTTGAGGTACCACATGACGGAACTGATAATGTCGGATATTGTATTGAGATTGCCGGAAAGGTGTTTTCTTTTCTTACTGACCTTGGTGAAATCACTCCTACTGCCGGCAAGTATATTCGTAAAGCTAACTATTTGATATTGGAGGCTAATTATGATGAAGAGATGTTGAAGATGGGGTCTTACCCTAAATATTTGAAAGAGCGTATATCAAGCAATACTGGTCATATGAGCAATACAGCGACTGCTGAATATCTTGCAGATAATTTTACAGATCATCTGCATTATATTTGGCTATGTCATTTAAGTAAAGATAATAATCATCCTGAATTGGCATTTAAGACGGTAGAATGGAAATTAAAAAATAAAGGAATTATTGTGGGTAAAGATGTGCAACTTGTTGCATTAAAGAGAAGTACACCGTCAGATCTTTATGAATTCGAGTAA